One genomic segment of Rhizobium gallicum bv. gallicum R602sp includes these proteins:
- the fliN gene encoding flagellar motor switch protein FliN has translation MATKKTQQNDDLSLELAGNEADLDQAIDDLRGVLKQDSDGGLAELGEEADAFGAGTGTDLSAFGDFGSDGAAETSFDSSDFGGGDFGGTSDFGDTALSAASAEPAPLGSALSSNFELIMDIPIDVQIMLGSSRMQVSGLMNLNEGATIALDKKIGEPVEIMVNGRKIARGEITVLENDDTRFGVKLIEVLSTRKA, from the coding sequence ATGGCTACGAAGAAAACACAACAGAACGACGATCTGTCACTGGAGCTTGCGGGCAACGAAGCTGACCTCGACCAGGCGATCGATGATCTCCGCGGGGTTCTGAAGCAGGATTCGGACGGCGGGCTTGCGGAGTTGGGCGAAGAAGCCGATGCATTCGGCGCCGGAACCGGCACCGATTTGTCGGCCTTCGGCGATTTCGGCAGCGATGGCGCAGCCGAGACATCGTTCGACAGCAGCGATTTCGGTGGCGGCGACTTTGGCGGCACTTCGGATTTCGGTGATACGGCTTTGTCCGCGGCGAGCGCCGAACCGGCACCGCTCGGCAGCGCGCTGTCTTCAAACTTCGAACTGATCATGGACATTCCGATCGACGTCCAGATCATGCTCGGCAGCAGCCGCATGCAGGTTTCCGGCCTGATGAATCTCAACGAAGGCGCGACCATCGCCCTCGACAAGAAGATCGGCGAGCCGGTTGAAATCATGGTGAACGGCCGCAAGATCGCACGCGGCGAAATCACCGTCCTGGAGAATGACGACACCCGCTTCGGGGTTAAACTGATAGAAGTTTTGAGCACAAGAAAAGCCTGA